Proteins encoded by one window of Nicotiana tabacum cultivar K326 chromosome 10, ASM71507v2, whole genome shotgun sequence:
- the LOC142164723 gene encoding uncharacterized protein LOC142164723: MIEKPSSHNLKPPVLVVKWPSKDIRASSESSKVVVPGIPSKPVIVVKGAPITPIIIKLVTQLPVVDAKVVPWNYKQVIVTYKGKEIEEEVNETGGLTHFGRCFTLEEFRKARPFKDSQMPIKKSVTEEEAEEFLKKMKVQDYSIVEQLRKTPSQISLLSLLIQSDEHRRVLMKILNEAHVPDKITVNHLEKIADKIFEANRITFSDDELPMEGTEHNRALYLTVKCEDSVVSRVLVDNGSSANICPLSTLQKLKIGTERIHLNSVCV; encoded by the coding sequence ATGATAGAAAAGCCGAGCTCACACAATTTGAAACCACCAGTGTTGGTCGTGAAATGGCCGTCGAAAGATATCAGAGCAAGTTCGGAAAGTTCaaaagtggtagtaccagggaTTCCAAGTAAGCCTGTCATAGTTGTGAAGGGGGCTCCTATTACCCCTATCATCATTAAACTAGTAACCCAGCTACCAGTGGTGGATGCCAAGGTTGTTCCGTGGAATTATAAGCAAGTGatagtgacatacaaaggaaaagaaatagaggAAGAAGTTAATGAAACTGGAGGATTGACTCATTTTGGTAGATGTTTCACCCTAGAAGAATTTAGGAAAGCCAGGCCATTCAAGGATAgccaaatgccaataaagaaatCGGTCACCgaggaagaggctgaggagttcctgaaaaagatgaaagtgcaggattattccattgtggagcagttaaggaaaacaccatctcagatttctcttttgtctttgctAATACAATCAGATGAACATCGCAGGGtcttgatgaagattttgaatgaggcacatgttcctgataagatcacagtgaaccacttggaaaagatagctgaCAAGATCTTCGAAGCAAATAGGATCACTTTCTCGGACGATGAACTTcctatggagggtacagaacacaatcgagctctttatctcacggTAAAGTGCGAAGATTCTGTTGTCTCAAGAGttttggttgacaatggttctagtgcaaaTATTTGTCCCCTGTCTACTCTGCAAAAACTAAAGATTGGCACCGAAAGAATCCACTTGAACAGTGTGTGTGTTTGA